Proteins encoded together in one Nitrospirota bacterium window:
- a CDS encoding DUF1778 domain-containing protein: MSVCKKSERVSARIPANVYETLTQAAEFTGATLNQFLVQSALEKAEEIIEKERVIRMSKRSASVFLDAVENPPKPNRRLKSAVKSYKKSFPDAKNKNA; this comes from the coding sequence ATGTCGGTATGTAAAAAAAGTGAAAGGGTTTCAGCGCGGATACCGGCCAATGTGTATGAAACGCTAACTCAAGCTGCCGAGTTTACGGGTGCTACGCTGAACCAGTTTCTTGTACAGTCAGCACTTGAGAAAGCAGAAGAGATTATTGAAAAAGAACGGGTTATCAGAATGTCTAAGCGCTCCGCAAGTGTATTCCTTGATGCTGTTGAGAACCCGCCAAAGCCCAATCGCAGGTTAAAGAGTGCTGTAAAATCGTATAAAAAGTCATTCCCTGATGCTAAGAATAAAAACGCTTAG
- a CDS encoding cobyric acid synthase, whose translation MSRSLMIQGTGSGVGKSFIVAGLCRIFRDMGIKVAPFKSQNMALNSFVTKEGGEIGRAQVLQAEAAGVEPSVYMNPILLKATGESGAQVILLGKVHSTMKAIDYYKFRKVAWEAVRDAWERMSREYELIVIEGAGSPAEINLVKEEIVNMAVARHTGSPVILVGDIDRGGVFASLYGTVALLDGDADYIKAFIINKFRGDMDILTPGNRLIEEKTGVPVIGVLPYVGDLGLHEEDGLAIERIRPSAGVRPIRITVLRLRYISNFTDFDPFLYEPDVELQYSLREEDILNSDLVIIPGSKNTVRDLLYLRESGIEDLLRNAVSKEIPLIGICGGYQMLGRVIRDPYGVESAEQEVRGLCFLDTETVLDTEKSTFQVMAEGVGIPLIDKGLKGLRGYEIHVGRTPVTSGLFRITRGEGRIIPDGASNGDVWGTYIHGIFDNDSFRRSLINGLRIRKGFEPLDTVIEYAALRDKALDRWADLLRENLDIEFIKRLVS comes from the coding sequence ATGAGCAGGTCATTGATGATACAGGGGACGGGCTCCGGTGTTGGGAAGAGCTTTATTGTGGCAGGGCTTTGCCGCATATTCAGGGATATGGGGATAAAGGTGGCGCCCTTTAAGTCGCAGAACATGGCCCTCAACTCCTTTGTTACAAAAGAGGGTGGTGAGATAGGCAGGGCACAGGTACTACAGGCAGAGGCCGCAGGTGTGGAGCCGTCTGTTTATATGAATCCCATCCTGCTTAAGGCTACAGGTGAGTCAGGTGCACAGGTTATACTCCTTGGCAAGGTGCACTCCACCATGAAGGCAATAGATTATTACAAATTCAGGAAAGTGGCGTGGGAGGCTGTGAGGGATGCCTGGGAGCGGATGAGCAGGGAATATGAGCTTATTGTGATCGAGGGTGCCGGGAGCCCTGCAGAGATTAATCTTGTGAAGGAGGAGATTGTAAATATGGCAGTGGCAAGGCATACCGGCTCTCCGGTAATCCTTGTTGGTGATATTGACAGGGGGGGAGTTTTTGCCTCCCTTTACGGCACAGTTGCACTTCTTGACGGTGATGCAGACTATATCAAGGCCTTTATAATAAACAAATTCAGGGGAGACATGGATATCCTCACGCCCGGCAACAGATTGATTGAAGAAAAGACCGGTGTGCCTGTGATAGGTGTGCTTCCCTATGTTGGAGACCTCGGTCTTCACGAGGAAGATGGCCTTGCCATTGAGAGAATCAGGCCGTCTGCCGGGGTAAGGCCCATAAGGATAACGGTACTGAGGTTGAGGTATATATCAAACTTTACCGACTTTGACCCGTTTCTCTATGAGCCTGACGTGGAGCTGCAATACAGTCTGAGAGAGGAGGATATCCTTAACTCCGACCTTGTAATCATTCCGGGTTCAAAAAATACTGTCAGGGACCTGCTTTACCTGAGAGAATCAGGCATTGAAGACCTCCTCAGAAATGCTGTATCAAAAGAGATCCCGCTGATAGGCATATGCGGCGGATATCAGATGCTTGGCAGGGTTATCAGGGACCCCTACGGGGTTGAGAGTGCCGAGCAGGAGGTTAGAGGGCTCTGTTTTCTTGATACCGAGACAGTGCTTGATACGGAGAAGAGCACCTTTCAGGTGATGGCAGAGGGTGTTGGCATTCCCCTTATTGACAAGGGGCTCAAAGGACTGAGAGGGTATGAGATCCATGTGGGCAGGACCCCTGTGACTTCCGGGCTCTTCAGGATAACCCGGGGTGAAGGCCGGATCATCCCTGACGGGGCATCAAACGGTGATGTGTGGGGCACATATATTCACGGTATATTTGACAATGACTCCTTCAGGAGATCACTTATAAACGGCCTGAGAATCAGAAAGGGTTTTGAACCCCTTGATACGGTTATTGAGTATGCGGCCCTCCGGGATAAGGCCCTTGACCGCTGGGCGGATTTGCTCAGGGAGAATCTCGATATAGAGTTTATAAAGAGACTTGTTTCCTGA
- the aroB gene encoding 3-dehydroquinate synthase → MKEIRVELDERSYGISIGSGILERIGEKFRKYEFSPKTALVSNPKVFGLYGDVVVNSLRSEGYDVSTILIPDGEEYKDFLWAYHILSELLKVGLDRKSAILALGGGVIGDITGFAASTYMRGIAYMQLPTTLLAQVDSSVGGKTGVNHYLGKNMIGTFYQPRLVWIDVDTLKTLPKKEFLAGMAEVIKYGVIWDVEFFNYLRTERERILALDPECLALIIGRSCEIKADVVSRDEREEGLRAILNYGHTIGHAIETVTGYRRYLHGEAVAIGMVYEAELSEALGFLEKGKAAEIKALIDSYGLPVSADTTLDPAPMLAAMAIDKKTVAGRLRFVLPEDIGRVRIETGVEEGAIRDVIGR, encoded by the coding sequence ATGAAGGAGATAAGGGTTGAGCTTGATGAGAGGAGCTACGGAATTTCCATAGGCAGCGGGATACTTGAGAGGATTGGTGAGAAGTTCAGGAAATATGAGTTCTCTCCAAAGACAGCCCTTGTGAGTAATCCCAAAGTATTTGGGCTCTATGGTGATGTTGTGGTCAACTCGCTGAGGAGTGAAGGATATGATGTCTCTACCATCCTGATTCCTGATGGTGAGGAGTACAAGGATTTTCTCTGGGCTTATCATATCCTGAGTGAACTGTTGAAGGTGGGGCTTGACAGGAAATCGGCAATCCTTGCCCTTGGAGGCGGGGTAATCGGAGATATAACCGGGTTTGCTGCATCAACCTACATGCGTGGTATTGCATATATGCAGCTCCCCACAACCCTCCTTGCTCAGGTGGACAGCTCTGTAGGCGGGAAGACCGGAGTTAATCATTACCTTGGCAAAAATATGATAGGGACCTTCTACCAGCCACGGCTGGTATGGATTGATGTAGACACGCTGAAGACCCTGCCCAAAAAGGAGTTCCTTGCCGGCATGGCTGAGGTGATAAAATACGGCGTTATCTGGGATGTGGAATTCTTTAATTATCTCAGGACGGAAAGGGAGAGGATATTGGCTCTTGATCCCGAATGCCTTGCCCTTATAATCGGACGTTCCTGTGAGATAAAGGCAGATGTGGTATCAAGGGACGAGCGCGAGGAAGGGTTGAGGGCCATACTTAATTACGGCCATACCATCGGTCATGCCATTGAGACAGTGACCGGCTACAGGCGGTATCTGCATGGCGAGGCAGTGGCAATAGGCATGGTTTACGAGGCTGAGCTGTCAGAGGCTCTCGGTTTTCTGGAGAAGGGAAAGGCTGCGGAGATAAAGGCCCTGATAGATTCATACGGGTTGCCCGTGTCTGCAGATACAACGCTTGATCCTGCACCGATGCTTGCGGCAATGGCGATAGATAAAAAAACAGTTGCTGGCCGGCTCAGGTTTGTACTGCCCGAGGATATCGGCAGGGTGAGGATAGAGACCGGGGTGGAAGAGGGTGCTATTAGGGATGTTATCGGAAGATAG
- the hisF gene encoding imidazole glycerol phosphate synthase subunit HisF produces the protein MLAKRIIPCLDVRDGRVVKGVNFVNIRDAGDPVENALYYDEQGADELVFLDITASHEKRNIILDVVEKTANDVFMPLTVGGGIRNLDDIRDLLNAGCDKVAINTTAIRNPGFIREASEKFGSQCIVVAIDARRCSRASGEPPDWLLQNESLEFLNLKSSIVKRQSPIWEVYTHGGRKPRGLDAVRWAQYMEELGAGEILLTSMDRDGTKDGYDIELTSTVAEAVGIPVIASGGAGNLEHLYEALTDGKADAVLAASIFHYREYTIREAKEYLRSKGVVVRL, from the coding sequence ATGCTTGCAAAAAGGATTATACCATGCCTTGACGTAAGAGACGGCCGCGTGGTAAAGGGTGTAAATTTTGTAAACATCCGTGATGCCGGCGACCCTGTTGAAAACGCCTTGTACTATGATGAACAGGGAGCGGACGAGCTGGTCTTCCTCGACATCACGGCCTCACACGAAAAACGTAATATCATCCTTGACGTGGTTGAGAAGACGGCTAACGATGTCTTCATGCCTCTGACAGTCGGAGGTGGAATAAGGAACCTCGACGATATACGCGACCTGCTGAACGCAGGTTGCGACAAAGTCGCAATAAATACCACCGCAATCAGAAATCCCGGCTTTATCAGGGAGGCATCCGAAAAGTTCGGCAGTCAATGCATAGTGGTCGCTATAGATGCCAGGAGATGCAGCAGGGCATCAGGAGAACCTCCGGACTGGCTGTTGCAGAACGAATCCCTCGAATTCCTGAATCTCAAATCGTCAATCGTCAAACGCCAATCCCCCATCTGGGAGGTCTACACACACGGTGGAAGGAAACCGAGGGGGCTTGATGCTGTCAGATGGGCTCAATATATGGAAGAGCTTGGCGCTGGAGAGATATTGCTCACCTCAATGGACAGGGACGGGACAAAGGACGGCTATGACATAGAACTCACAAGTACTGTAGCTGAGGCAGTGGGCATACCTGTTATTGCATCCGGCGGAGCAGGAAACCTTGAACACCTCTACGAGGCCCTGACCGATGGCAAGGCAGACGCTGTGCTCGCTGCATCCATATTCCATTACAGGGAATACACTATAAGGGAAGCAAAGGAATATTTAAGATCAAAGGGCGTGGTTGTAAGGCTATGA
- the tkt gene encoding transketolase has protein sequence MNIDELCINTIRFLAVDAVEKAQSGHPGMPMGDAAMAYVLWSKALKHNPKNPQWSNRDRFVLSAGHGSILLYSLLYLSGYPLGLKDIKNFRQWGSKTPGHPEYDPKTGIETTTGPLGQGFATGVGMAIAERYLREYFNKPGFPIVDYNIYSICSDGDLMEGVSSEAASLAGHLKLGKLVYLYSDNRITIEGSTDLSFSENVTARFKAYGWHVQRVDGNDLKGVETALSEAKREEDKPSLIIARTHIAFGSPNMEGTSESHGAPLGKEEVRLTRMNANWPLSPKFMVPQKALKHMRKAVDRGKKAEGKWKNRLKVYRKKYPGLYIKWREFNNGILPDEWDAGLPEFNPGDGAIATRSASGKVLNALADRMHNIIGGSADLAPSNNTYLKKYADFGIKKGGRNLHFGVREHAMAAAMNGMALSGRIIPYGGTFLVFSDYMKPAIRLAAMMKLHVIYVFTHDSIGLGEDGPTHQPIEHLASLRSIPNLIEIRPADANEAREAWKTALRHKGGPVALILTRQKLPVIDRKKYAPADGTDRGGYIIADTRGTPDLILMASGSEVHLALSVWEKLKKEGKKVRVVNMASLKLFDKQPNKYRERVLPSGCEKRLAIEAGCSLSWHKYVGLKGDILGIDRFGASAPHNVLLEKFGFTVENILERAGKLLSSG, from the coding sequence ATGAATATTGATGAACTCTGTATTAACACTATCCGCTTTCTTGCGGTGGATGCGGTTGAAAAGGCACAGTCCGGTCATCCGGGCATGCCAATGGGTGATGCTGCAATGGCATATGTCCTCTGGAGCAAGGCCCTCAAGCATAATCCGAAAAACCCTCAGTGGTCCAACAGGGACAGGTTTGTACTTTCGGCAGGACACGGTTCCATACTCCTTTACAGTCTCCTCTACCTGAGTGGTTATCCTCTTGGGCTTAAAGACATAAAGAACTTCCGCCAGTGGGGGAGCAAGACACCCGGACACCCCGAATATGACCCGAAGACCGGAATAGAGACAACCACTGGTCCGCTTGGCCAGGGCTTTGCCACCGGTGTCGGTATGGCAATTGCCGAAAGATATCTGCGGGAATATTTCAATAAACCGGGCTTCCCGATTGTTGACTACAATATCTACTCAATCTGCAGTGACGGCGACCTCATGGAGGGAGTCTCCTCAGAAGCGGCCTCACTTGCAGGACACCTGAAACTGGGAAAACTCGTCTATCTGTACTCGGACAACAGGATTACCATTGAGGGATCCACCGACCTCTCTTTTTCTGAAAATGTGACGGCCCGCTTCAAGGCCTACGGCTGGCATGTCCAGCGGGTTGACGGCAATGACCTGAAAGGGGTTGAAACCGCCCTCAGTGAGGCAAAAAGAGAAGAAGACAAACCCTCACTCATCATTGCAAGGACGCATATCGCCTTCGGCAGCCCCAACATGGAGGGCACTTCCGAATCACATGGCGCTCCGCTTGGAAAGGAAGAGGTACGGCTGACAAGGATGAATGCCAACTGGCCGCTGAGCCCGAAATTCATGGTTCCGCAAAAGGCACTGAAACACATGCGAAAGGCTGTTGACAGAGGGAAAAAAGCAGAGGGTAAATGGAAGAACCGCTTAAAGGTATACAGGAAAAAATATCCCGGGCTTTATATAAAGTGGAGGGAATTCAACAACGGCATTCTGCCTGACGAATGGGATGCCGGGCTGCCCGAATTTAATCCGGGGGATGGAGCAATAGCCACGCGTTCTGCATCAGGAAAAGTGCTCAATGCACTTGCCGACAGAATGCATAATATCATCGGTGGTTCTGCAGACCTTGCACCCTCCAATAATACATATCTGAAAAAATATGCTGATTTCGGGATAAAGAAAGGCGGCAGGAACCTCCATTTTGGCGTAAGGGAACATGCCATGGCAGCAGCCATGAACGGAATGGCCCTCTCAGGACGCATCATTCCCTATGGCGGAACATTCCTGGTATTTTCAGATTACATGAAGCCGGCAATAAGACTCGCCGCCATGATGAAACTGCATGTCATCTACGTCTTTACCCACGACTCCATCGGTCTTGGAGAAGACGGCCCGACTCATCAGCCGATAGAGCATCTTGCCTCACTAAGGTCGATCCCGAACCTTATAGAGATACGCCCCGCTGATGCCAACGAGGCAAGGGAGGCATGGAAAACAGCCCTCCGGCACAAAGGAGGCCCGGTTGCCCTTATACTTACAAGACAGAAACTGCCTGTAATAGACAGGAAAAAATATGCCCCGGCAGATGGAACAGACAGGGGAGGATATATCATTGCAGATACAAGAGGGACACCGGACCTGATCCTTATGGCCTCAGGCTCTGAGGTTCATCTCGCCCTCTCGGTCTGGGAGAAGCTTAAGAAGGAAGGGAAAAAGGTGAGGGTCGTCAATATGGCATCCCTTAAACTCTTTGACAAACAGCCCAATAAATACAGGGAACGCGTATTGCCCTCAGGATGCGAGAAAAGGCTTGCAATAGAGGCCGGCTGCTCATTGAGCTGGCACAAATATGTTGGATTAAAGGGAGACATCCTCGGGATTGACAGGTTTGGTGCATCTGCACCTCACAATGTGCTGCTTGAAAAGTTTGGCTTCACAGTTGAAAATATCCTTGAAAGGGCCGGGAAACTCCTGAGCTCAGGATAG
- a CDS encoding HU family DNA-binding protein yields the protein MNKSELIEKVSVALETTKTEAAKAVNAMLSTITATLKKGQKVTIAGFGTFSVVKQKARKGKNPRTGESIKIRARKAPKFKAGKGLKETVGGKKK from the coding sequence ATGAACAAATCCGAATTAATTGAGAAGGTGTCCGTTGCACTGGAGACCACAAAGACAGAGGCTGCAAAGGCAGTAAATGCTATGCTCAGCACCATAACCGCAACACTCAAAAAGGGTCAGAAGGTTACAATTGCCGGGTTCGGCACCTTCAGTGTTGTAAAACAGAAGGCAAGAAAAGGGAAGAATCCAAGGACAGGAGAAAGCATAAAGATACGCGCCAGAAAGGCTCCTAAATTTAAAGCCGGTAAGGGGTTAAAAGAGACCGTTGGCGGTAAGAAGAAGTAA
- the yedF gene encoding sulfurtransferase-like selenium metabolism protein YedF gives MKRVDARGLGCPKPVVMAEEVLDTIEEGTVEVLVDNEASVGNLGRFARKNGMHVKTEKKNGYWSVRITKGYVCDFTPEETVSKEESAEEKTGKDILMIIGTDTLGKDEELGKILMKGFFETMKVTRDLPDMIFFLNAGVKLTTINEEIIPSIRDIESMGVEIFSCGTCLKHYGLESELKAGYRGTTNHIVEGIKDFGKVVWI, from the coding sequence ATGAAGAGAGTGGATGCCAGGGGACTTGGATGTCCCAAACCGGTTGTGATGGCTGAAGAGGTGCTTGATACAATTGAAGAGGGAACCGTTGAGGTGCTTGTTGATAATGAGGCATCGGTGGGCAATCTTGGCAGGTTTGCCAGAAAAAATGGCATGCATGTAAAGACCGAAAAGAAAAACGGATATTGGTCTGTAAGGATTACAAAGGGATATGTATGCGATTTTACCCCTGAGGAGACCGTGAGCAAGGAAGAGTCGGCAGAGGAGAAAACCGGAAAGGATATCCTGATGATAATCGGCACCGATACCCTCGGCAAGGACGAGGAGCTCGGAAAGATACTTATGAAGGGGTTTTTTGAGACGATGAAAGTGACCCGCGACTTGCCTGACATGATTTTCTTCCTGAATGCAGGAGTGAAACTCACCACGATAAATGAGGAGATAATCCCGAGCATACGGGATATTGAATCCATGGGGGTAGAGATATTTTCCTGCGGCACATGCCTTAAACACTACGGCCTTGAATCAGAGCTGAAGGCAGGCTACAGGGGGACTACAAATCATATTGTAGAGGGAATAAAAGACTTCGGTAAAGTAGTCTGGATTTGA
- a CDS encoding UPF0182 family protein: MKRNVLFIVLVSALLALILSFFTSLSFYTDWLFFKEVGYEAVFRKSFLAKVFTGLAAGGIAALFLLINIFIANRQEFPQGRIYSIEKELYGLKKFDMNRLIKHLGLYLSVLASLVAVIAAGGYWKEVLLFMGAQPAGLADPVFSRDVSFYLFRLPLIDSINSFLSILLLTGIVFTALNYILRGGITYIEGLITIDRRVKRHLSLLVSIWIVNLALKFYLDRYALLFNEHGVLYGASYTDVNARLLMLNVLTVVSLATAVGFFVGVTRRSKYAAILPLAILGGAYFLGIGLYPSLLQNFKVSPNEIVLEKPYIEQHIKFTRYGYDLERIQSEPFDVSEKLTFTDINRNISTIRNIRLWDEGPLLKTYSQLQQIRTYYKFVDVDNDRYDIEGKYTQVMLSPRELSYEDLPGKSWINERLVFTHGIGLAMGPVSGITREGLPEFFIKDIPPVSTTNVKVTRPEIYYGEKPNDYVIVKTKVKEFSYPTTEGNVYTIYEGSGGIKLSSFIKRMLYATYFGNFKIFLSTDITSESRILYYRNIIERVNTIAPFLLYDSDPYMVVSEKGRLYWIIDAYTFTDRLPYSKPLQQGINYIRNPIKVVVDAYDGATSFYIVDDDADIIARTYGKIFPTLFKPLSEMPDGLRKHIRYPRSLLRVQAKMFSLFHMTDPRVFYNKEDLWEIPVYKGKSMEPYYIIMKLPAGQEEEFVLLLPFTPSKRDNLAAWMAARSDGDNYGKVVVYTFPRDRLVFGPRQVDARIDQNAYISQQLTLWGQSGSDVIRGSLLVIPIERSLIYVQPLYLVATDRVGLPELRRVIVAYGNKVVMEDNLEAALRKLFKGSLPELKIPEKVVAELSQKELGRKALESLEKAREALRKEDWSAFGEYLKKTEELLREFSKQSGR; this comes from the coding sequence ATGAAAAGAAATGTCCTCTTCATTGTGCTTGTCTCAGCCCTGCTTGCCCTGATACTGAGTTTTTTCACCTCCCTCAGCTTCTACACTGACTGGCTCTTTTTTAAGGAAGTTGGATATGAGGCGGTATTCAGGAAGAGTTTTCTTGCAAAGGTATTCACCGGCCTGGCCGCAGGCGGTATTGCAGCCCTGTTTCTTTTGATAAACATATTCATTGCAAACAGGCAGGAATTTCCCCAGGGCCGTATCTACAGCATTGAGAAAGAGCTCTATGGCTTAAAAAAGTTTGATATGAACAGGCTGATCAAGCACCTCGGTCTGTATCTTTCAGTTCTTGCCTCTTTGGTAGCAGTCATTGCTGCAGGTGGGTACTGGAAAGAGGTGCTTCTGTTTATGGGGGCTCAGCCCGCTGGTCTGGCAGACCCTGTATTCAGCAGGGATGTCTCCTTTTATCTCTTCAGACTTCCACTGATTGATTCCATAAACAGTTTTCTGAGTATTCTGCTCTTGACAGGCATTGTCTTTACTGCCCTGAATTATATACTCAGAGGCGGTATTACCTATATAGAGGGTTTGATAACCATTGACAGGAGGGTCAAGAGACACCTATCCCTTCTCGTGTCCATCTGGATTGTCAATCTGGCCCTGAAATTCTATCTTGACAGGTACGCACTCCTCTTTAATGAACACGGTGTGCTTTACGGGGCCTCATACACGGATGTCAATGCACGGCTCCTGATGTTGAATGTGCTCACTGTGGTCTCTCTTGCCACTGCTGTTGGGTTTTTTGTCGGTGTGACAAGGAGGTCCAAATATGCTGCCATCCTTCCTTTGGCCATTCTTGGTGGCGCCTACTTTCTGGGGATTGGTCTCTATCCATCCCTGCTGCAGAATTTTAAGGTCTCCCCCAATGAGATTGTCCTTGAAAAGCCTTACATTGAGCAGCATATAAAATTTACCAGATACGGCTATGACCTTGAGAGGATTCAGTCAGAACCTTTTGATGTGAGTGAGAAGCTTACATTTACAGACATCAACAGGAATATCTCCACCATCAGAAACATACGCCTCTGGGATGAGGGGCCACTGCTGAAGACATACAGCCAGCTCCAGCAGATAAGGACTTACTACAAGTTTGTTGATGTTGACAATGACCGGTACGATATAGAAGGCAAATACACACAGGTGATGCTCTCTCCAAGGGAACTCTCCTATGAGGACCTGCCCGGGAAGTCATGGATAAATGAAAGACTCGTCTTTACCCACGGCATAGGGCTTGCCATGGGGCCTGTAAGCGGCATAACAAGAGAGGGTTTGCCGGAATTTTTTATAAAGGACATTCCCCCTGTATCAACAACCAATGTCAAGGTGACACGTCCCGAGATTTACTATGGTGAGAAACCCAATGATTACGTGATTGTAAAGACAAAGGTAAAAGAGTTCAGCTACCCGACCACAGAAGGGAATGTCTATACGATTTATGAAGGCTCAGGCGGTATCAAGCTCTCATCCTTTATCAAGCGAATGCTGTATGCCACGTATTTCGGCAATTTCAAGATATTCCTCTCAACCGATATAACCTCGGAGAGCAGGATACTCTATTACAGAAACATAATCGAGAGGGTCAACACCATTGCACCCTTTCTCCTCTATGATTCAGACCCCTATATGGTTGTTTCTGAAAAAGGAAGGCTGTACTGGATTATAGATGCCTATACATTCACTGACAGGCTCCCGTATTCAAAGCCACTGCAACAGGGGATAAATTATATACGCAACCCCATTAAGGTAGTGGTGGACGCATATGATGGTGCGACCTCTTTTTATATTGTTGATGATGATGCGGATATCATTGCCCGTACTTACGGAAAGATTTTTCCCACACTCTTTAAACCCTTAAGTGAGATGCCTGATGGTCTCAGAAAACACATCCGTTATCCCCGCAGTCTTTTGAGGGTTCAGGCCAAAATGTTTTCACTCTTTCATATGACTGATCCAAGGGTTTTCTACAACAAGGAAGACCTCTGGGAAATACCGGTCTATAAGGGCAAGTCCATGGAACCTTACTATATAATAATGAAGCTTCCTGCCGGTCAGGAAGAGGAGTTTGTACTCCTGTTGCCGTTTACCCCGTCCAAACGGGATAACCTTGCTGCATGGATGGCGGCCAGGAGTGATGGAGATAATTATGGAAAGGTTGTAGTATACACGTTTCCCAGAGACAGGTTGGTCTTTGGTCCCAGACAGGTGGATGCCCGTATCGACCAGAACGCCTATATATCTCAACAACTTACTCTTTGGGGACAGAGTGGTTCTGATGTGATCAGGGGCAGTCTCCTCGTAATCCCCATAGAGCGGTCTCTCATCTACGTCCAGCCGCTCTACCTGGTTGCTACAGACAGGGTAGGGTTGCCGGAGTTGAGGCGGGTCATAGTGGCCTATGGCAATAAGGTTGTCATGGAGGACAATCTTGAGGCAGCCCTGAGAAAGCTTTTTAAGGGCTCATTGCCTGAGTTGAAGATTCCGGAGAAGGTTGTAGCAGAGCTTTCGCAGAAGGAACTCGGCAGAAAAGCCCTTGAGAGTCTTGAAAAGGCACGTGAGGCCCTCAGGAAAGAGGATTGGTCGGCATTTGGTGAATATCTGAAGAAGACGGAAGAGCTGCTCAGGGAGTTTTCAAAGCAATCAGGACGCTGA
- a CDS encoding cupin domain-containing protein has product MQNRDFFPDIITSLPQADIPAKGLTSYLLQCTNHQVAFMIFEEDIEIPEHSHEAQWGVVLDGEIELTIDGERQIYRRGDTYFIPEDIPHSARIKARYKDLTFFNQNDRFKAGNKPDRS; this is encoded by the coding sequence ATGCAAAACAGGGACTTCTTCCCCGATATCATTACAAGCCTTCCACAGGCTGACATTCCTGCAAAAGGACTGACTTCATATCTTCTTCAATGCACAAATCACCAGGTTGCCTTCATGATCTTTGAAGAAGATATTGAAATACCCGAGCATTCGCATGAAGCACAATGGGGAGTTGTTCTGGATGGAGAGATAGAATTGACGATAGATGGGGAAAGACAAATCTACAGGAGAGGTGATACATATTTTATCCCTGAAGACATTCCACATAGTGCAAGGATAAAGGCACGTTACAAGGACTTAACCTTTTTCAATCAAAATGATAGATTTAAGGCTGGAAATAAACCGGATCGATCATGA
- a CDS encoding DUF2283 domain-containing protein gives MRLKVDKENDALYFRLDESSIVESEEVQPGVILDFNADGKVVGVEMLNLSARINPEQLKVLQFETV, from the coding sequence ATGAGATTAAAAGTTGACAAAGAAAACGATGCTCTTTATTTCCGACTGGATGAGTCGTCCATCGTAGAATCAGAAGAAGTCCAGCCAGGTGTGATTCTGGATTTCAACGCAGATGGCAAAGTAGTGGGTGTTGAAATGCTCAATCTCAGTGCCAGAATAAACCCCGAGCAGTTAAAAGTCCTTCAATTCGAGACAGTATAA
- a CDS encoding type II toxin-antitoxin system Phd/YefM family antitoxin: protein MITIRPKILEKDGKKEFVVLTYEEFMKIQEELEDYEDLKELRKTKQEEANAPTVDLKEAKKESGLE, encoded by the coding sequence ATGATTACAATAAGACCTAAAATACTTGAAAAGGATGGAAAGAAAGAGTTTGTGGTTCTGACCTATGAAGAGTTTATGAAAATACAAGAAGAATTAGAAGATTATGAAGATTTAAAGGAGCTCAGAAAAACGAAACAGGAAGAGGCAAATGCCCCCACAGTTGATTTAAAAGAGGCGAAAAAAGAATCAGGATTAGAATAG